A region from the Acyrthosiphon pisum isolate AL4f chromosome A1, pea_aphid_22Mar2018_4r6ur, whole genome shotgun sequence genome encodes:
- the LOC100569602 gene encoding uncharacterized protein LOC100569602 yields MTTPRVTAFTVPASSEDLTIVDNKLFKAICLHQILDPTNGGNRFCKLVLMAFMSVSLSVQIMQLVGLYFAVNDLQRFAFTTTTLSYAFLCMTKDYVLLAHADRLRDSLEVARFEFTSCGARDQRVVRRSRAVLSMVLRTFAMLSWSTCVIWALVPLFMMDEYLQVTNADDTVSRYRVTIFNMWLPVPVAVYNATPIWSLIYMVEVIACLFTSFSWLLFDSYVVTMCVTFNAQLRTVSASCATIGHRDCFASLSPHVCTGTHIIKIDDNSILSNCYDELIIHIKDNQNIIKKYDDFFEIIQPVVLFQIIAGSYSVITLIFLTALSYLMGWSIISGPVLKVFFGFLSLTFELFLYCYVFNHIETEKCKMNFGLYSSNWTAMDLKFKKTLLFAMNVNSAHRRVMKVTPTSIINLEMFANVMNMAYSIVSVLLNSRVQK; encoded by the exons ATGACGACGCCGAGGGTGACAGCGTTTACTGTACCGGCATCATCGGAAGACCTAACCATTGTGGACAATAAGCTGTTTAAAGCTATATGTTTACATCAAATACTAGATCCCACCAATGGTGGTAACAGATTTTGCAAGTTGGTGTTAATGGCGTTCATGTCAGTTTCGCTCAGCGTGCAGATAATGCAGTTGGTCGGCCTTTACTTCGCGGTCAACGACCTACAACGGTTCGCATTCACTACCACGACGCTGTCATATGCCTTTCTGTGCATGACCAAGGATTATGTATTGTTGGCGCACGCGGATAGGTTGCGCGACAGCCTGGAAGTGGCCAGGTTTGAGTTTACGTCGTGCGGCGCCCGGGACCAGCGTGTGGTGCGCCGGTCGCGAGCCGTGTTGTCCATGGTTCTCCGCACATTCGCCATGCTCAGCTGGTCCACTTGTGTCATCTGGGCGTTGGTGCCGCTGTTCATGATGGACGAATACCTTCAGGTGACAAATGCCGATGACACGGTCTCTCGTTACCGGGTTACCATCTTCAATATGTGGTTGCCGGTGCCGGTAGCCGTGTACAATGCGACGCCCATTTGGTCACTCATCTACATGGTCGAGGTGATAGCATGTTTATTTACATCATTTAGTTGGTTGCTTTTCGACAGCTACGTGGTGACAATGTGTGTCACGTTCAACGCCCAGTTACGTACTGTATCGGCTAGTTGTGCGACAATTGGCCACCGTGACTGCTTCGCATCGTTGTCACCGCACGTCTGCACGG GTACTCATATCATAAAAATTGatgataatagtattttatcgAACTGTTATGATGAACTGATCATTCACATAAaagataatcaaaatataataaa GAAgtatgatgatttttttgaaattattcaaCCTGTGGTCTTATTCCAAATAATCGCTGGTTCGTATtctgtaataacattaatatttctcACTGCGCTG tcATATCTTATGGGTTGGTCAATTATATCTGGACccgttttaaaagtattttttggttttttgtcaCTTACTTTTGAACTCTTCTtgtattgttatgtatttaacCATATAGAAACTGAG AAATGTAAGATGAATTTTGGATTGTATAGTAGTAATTGGACTGCaatggatttaaaatttaaaaagacatTGTTGTTTGCTATGAACGTGAATTCAGCTCACAGGCGAGTGATGAAAGTGACACCAACGTCCATCATAAATCTTGAAATGTTCGCCAAT GTGATGAACATGGCATACTCGATAGTATCTGTACTATTAAATTCAAGAGTCCAGAAATGA